The Aminipila terrae nucleotide sequence GATTTCCTGATTGTATCTGATTCATGATTGTTGTTGTAAAAGCCGGTGCAGAACTGGCTCTGTTGGTAGTAATGCTATATACATTTTTCAACGCTCTTTTAGCATCCTTAATGCCTCCCCCATCATTGTATCCAATATCCATTTTCTTTGCGATATTTTTAGCAGTATAACTTTTGCCAGTCATGTAATTACCTACAGATGCAGCTGAAGCTGCCCAGCAAAGAAAATAATCCCCTTGTAATACAATAGGCACATTTAAGTACTTACTATCTTTATTTGCTCTGGATAATAAAGTGTTATTACTATCACTGTTGTAGTTGTATATGTCCTGGCATTCTTCTTTTTGCTTTAAATCTAGCTTTATTTCTGATTTTATTTGTGTGAATTCAATATCTTTACTATTAATACTCTCAAATAAGCTCACTGGTTCTGCTTGTAACTCATTAGTATATGTTGTGATATCATCTCCAGTATCCTTTATAAAAGTGTCTATACAATCATAATTTTTTTCAATATCACTGGCATACAGGACTTGTCCTGTTTCATCAAAAACCAACGCAACTAAATTTGAATCTGCTCTTTTTTCAGTAAAAGCCTGCAATTCACTTGCAAAGCGCCTTCCAATCTGTACCATGGGCGTTCCTGCCTCGTCATATATTACAGAAGCAATTGCAACAACCTTATCATTTTCCAGAATGGGATAGTAAGCAACACTTATTTCCTTGAGCTCATTGTTTTGTTCCTGATATGCAGAAATTTTTTCTCCTAGATAAAGATTATCAAAACTTATATCTTCAAGCCCATACATATCTCTTTCTGAATAGATATTCTCAAGAAGATTCGTCACAATGGATTTTATTTGTTGGGATTCCTCGGTTTCCACCTTATCACCTGCAAATGCAAAGTCGATGCTCCCACATATTAAAACACAGGAAAGAAATAATCCTAAAATTCTTTTTATACTTTCACGTACCATTTTTTTACAATACCTCCTTTGTATTTTATGGATTTTACTTTTTAACAAAATAAATTTCGTATCAAATCCTCAAATACAATCATACGCCTCGCCCCAATCAAAATTATTCTTTGTGTACACAAGGCCAACATATCATAAAGTATTGTTGCAAAATGTCGAATTTGCTGAAAATTTCAGATAAATATAAAATTGTCGTCAATTCGCGCATTTCTTTGCTGGTATAGGA carries:
- a CDS encoding papain-like cysteine protease family protein, whose protein sequence is MVRESIKRILGLFLSCVLICGSIDFAFAGDKVETEESQQIKSIVTNLLENIYSERDMYGLEDISFDNLYLGEKISAYQEQNNELKEISVAYYPILENDKVVAIASVIYDEAGTPMVQIGRRFASELQAFTEKRADSNLVALVFDETGQVLYASDIEKNYDCIDTFIKDTGDDITTYTNELQAEPVSLFESINSKDIEFTQIKSEIKLDLKQKEECQDIYNYNSDSNNTLLSRANKDSKYLNVPIVLQGDYFLCWAASAASVGNYMTGKSYTAKNIAKKMDIGYNDGGGIKDAKRALKNVYSITTNRASSAPAFTTTIMNQIQSGNPIWAGFGANDGSLGHAVVLRGYSSSSQGAALSYMDPNESNYQVMSVRKDGIYQFAYGPITYTCECYLEISDF